A region from the Devosia lucknowensis genome encodes:
- a CDS encoding ABC transporter permease, which translates to MNYVVQRLLTFPLILLGVSILVFVSIRLVPGDAITAMLGTEAGLLTPAQRAALSAYFGIDQPVWSQYLRWLGGLFQGDLGISSIYGKPVLTVILERFPLTLQLSLMSMAISLSVGIPLGVLAASRNERPSDLIVRVLAMLGQSTPSFVIGILIIYVLSVFFGFVPAMGTFTPLFVDPLASISQLIFPAITLGFAFAASVTRISRSAMLDVLSDDYVRTARSKGASPRSVIWRHALPNALIPVVTLSGVEFGYLLGGAVIVEQIFALPGLGRLVLDAITQRDYALVQGTILFIAFNFLVVNLLVDLAYVALDPRIRIGRR; encoded by the coding sequence ATGAACTATGTGGTTCAGCGCCTGCTGACCTTTCCCCTGATCCTCCTCGGGGTCTCCATCCTGGTATTCGTTTCGATCCGGCTGGTGCCGGGCGATGCGATCACCGCCATGCTGGGCACCGAGGCAGGCCTCCTGACCCCCGCGCAGCGCGCGGCGCTTTCCGCCTATTTTGGCATCGACCAGCCGGTCTGGTCGCAATATCTGCGCTGGCTCGGCGGTCTGTTCCAGGGCGATCTCGGCATCTCGTCGATCTACGGCAAGCCGGTGCTGACCGTCATTCTCGAGCGTTTTCCGCTTACGCTCCAGTTGTCGCTGATGTCGATGGCGATTTCGCTCAGCGTCGGCATTCCGCTCGGAGTACTCGCCGCCTCCCGCAACGAACGCCCGAGCGACCTCATCGTGAGGGTGCTTGCCATGCTCGGCCAGTCGACCCCGAGCTTCGTGATCGGCATCCTCATCATCTACGTGCTCTCGGTGTTCTTCGGCTTCGTGCCGGCAATGGGCACGTTCACGCCGCTCTTCGTCGATCCGCTGGCCAGCATCAGCCAGCTGATCTTCCCCGCCATCACCCTCGGCTTTGCCTTCGCCGCGTCGGTGACCCGTATTTCGCGCTCGGCCATGCTCGACGTGCTCAGCGACGACTATGTGCGCACCGCCCGCTCCAAGGGGGCATCGCCCCGAAGCGTCATCTGGCGCCACGCCCTGCCCAACGCCCTCATTCCGGTCGTGACGCTATCCGGCGTCGAATTCGGCTATCTCCTGGGTGGCGCCGTGATCGTCGAACAGATTTTCGCGCTGCCCGGCCTCGGGCGGCTGGTGCTCGACGCCATCACGCAGCGCGATTACGCGCTGGTACAGGGCACGATCCTTTTCATCGCCTTCAACTTCCTGGTGGTCAATCTGCTGGTCGACCTCGCCTATGTCGCGCTCGATCCGCGCATCCGGATCGGGAGGCGCTGA
- a CDS encoding ABC transporter permease, with protein MGKLFAALLRHPSGRIGVVIIGLYLLAAILGTAGLTPHDPLKLFAIDRLKAPNGTYWFGTDLLGRDAFSRLMVGIRQSMVIAFASVAIATLAGTIIGLVSAWWGGLWDGLFMRIMDVLLAFPAILLALLIIAIVGPGTATSVAAIAIVYTPIFARVVRGPALSLKQRDFVDAARTFGSSQGYILTRHLLLNLVAPLAVQVTLALAWALLTEAGLSFLGLGTQPPTPSLGLMLAESRNLMQHAPWLMIFPAVTIMLGILGFNLTGDALRDILDPRTQRREA; from the coding sequence ATGGGCAAGTTGTTCGCCGCGTTGCTCCGCCACCCCTCGGGCCGTATCGGCGTCGTCATCATCGGGCTTTATCTGCTGGCCGCCATTCTCGGCACGGCGGGCCTCACCCCGCATGATCCGCTCAAGCTCTTCGCCATCGACCGGCTCAAGGCGCCCAACGGCACCTACTGGTTCGGCACCGACCTGCTTGGCCGCGATGCCTTCAGCCGCCTCATGGTCGGCATCCGCCAGTCCATGGTCATCGCCTTCGCGTCCGTCGCCATAGCCACGCTCGCCGGCACCATTATCGGGCTGGTCTCGGCCTGGTGGGGTGGCCTCTGGGACGGCCTCTTCATGCGGATCATGGATGTGCTGCTGGCCTTTCCCGCCATCCTGCTGGCGCTGCTGATCATCGCCATCGTCGGCCCCGGCACCGCCACCAGCGTCGCGGCCATCGCCATCGTCTATACGCCGATCTTCGCGCGTGTCGTTCGGGGGCCTGCCCTGTCGCTCAAGCAGCGCGACTTCGTCGACGCCGCCCGCACCTTCGGCAGTTCGCAGGGCTATATTCTCACCCGACACCTGCTGCTCAACCTCGTCGCGCCGCTCGCCGTGCAGGTCACACTGGCCCTCGCTTGGGCGCTGCTCACCGAGGCGGGCCTGAGCTTCCTCGGCCTCGGCACCCAACCGCCGACGCCGTCGCTGGGCTTGATGCTCGCCGAAAGCCGCAATCTCATGCAGCACGCGCCCTGGCTGATGATTTTCCCGGCGGTGACGATCATGCTCGGCATCCTGGGCTTCAATCTCACCGGCGACGCGCTGCGCGACATCCTCGACCCGCGCACCCAGAGGAGAGAGGCATGA
- a CDS encoding ABC transporter ATP-binding protein, whose amino-acid sequence MTRLLSVRDLRVGFGHNPVANEVVRGISFDLDAGQTLAIAGESGSGKSVSALSINRLVDFGGGRITQGSIALTRADGSVIDVAKADEKTMLGIRGRDVSMIFQEPMTSLNPVHTVGAQIEEAFRLSKGLTGAQAHAAALDVLQRVRIPDAESRLGYYPHQLSGGMRQRIMIAMALAASPRLLIADEPTTALDVTVQAQIMALLAELRAETGMAMIFITHDIGLVAGIADRIMVMQNGVAVEQGEADSVLDHPQHDYTRHLLRAVPHFTSGKAVREDDGAPAMREPIVKVEDLVVRFPVGKAWFKPKGAIHAVEGVSFDLVPGETLAIVGESGCGKSTTARALLGLNSITRGQIVAGSGHSRRPVQMVFQDPFASLNPRLNVEALLAEPALANGQRLDAALRKRMAFLLDRVGLPQDALARYPHQFSGGQRQRLCIARALMLNPDVVVLDEAVSALDVSVQAKVLDLLIDLQREFGLAYLFISHDMAVVERIAHRIAVMFAGQIVEMGDARALLSDPQHSYTQRLIAAVPAVERRRQHFTVDMTQVPSLVRPPGYEPPEARWRDAGADHRVRLEETA is encoded by the coding sequence ATGACCCGCTTGCTCAGCGTCCGCGACCTTCGCGTCGGCTTCGGCCACAACCCCGTGGCCAATGAAGTCGTCAGGGGCATCAGCTTCGATCTCGATGCCGGGCAGACTCTGGCCATCGCCGGGGAGTCAGGCTCGGGCAAGTCGGTGTCGGCTCTTTCGATCAATCGCCTGGTCGATTTCGGCGGGGGTCGCATCACCCAGGGCAGCATCGCGCTGACGCGCGCCGACGGCTCGGTCATCGACGTGGCCAAGGCCGACGAAAAAACCATGCTGGGCATTCGCGGCCGCGATGTCAGTATGATCTTTCAGGAGCCGATGACCTCGCTCAACCCGGTTCACACCGTGGGGGCGCAGATCGAGGAAGCCTTTCGCCTATCCAAGGGCCTGACCGGCGCACAGGCGCACGCCGCCGCTCTCGACGTGCTGCAGCGCGTGCGCATTCCCGATGCCGAATCGCGTCTGGGCTATTATCCGCATCAGCTTTCGGGCGGCATGCGCCAGCGCATCATGATCGCCATGGCGCTGGCCGCCAGCCCGCGCCTGCTGATCGCCGATGAACCGACCACCGCGCTCGATGTCACCGTGCAGGCGCAGATCATGGCGCTGCTTGCCGAACTGCGTGCGGAAACCGGCATGGCGATGATCTTCATCACGCACGATATCGGCCTCGTTGCCGGCATCGCAGATCGCATCATGGTGATGCAGAATGGCGTGGCCGTGGAGCAGGGCGAGGCCGACAGCGTGCTCGATCATCCGCAGCACGACTATACCAGGCACCTGCTGCGCGCCGTGCCGCATTTCACCTCCGGCAAGGCCGTGCGGGAGGATGATGGCGCGCCTGCCATGCGCGAGCCTATCGTCAAGGTCGAGGATCTGGTCGTCCGCTTTCCTGTGGGCAAGGCCTGGTTCAAACCCAAGGGCGCCATCCATGCGGTGGAGGGCGTCAGCTTCGATCTCGTACCCGGCGAGACACTCGCCATCGTGGGCGAAAGCGGCTGCGGCAAATCGACGACGGCACGCGCGCTTCTAGGGCTCAACAGCATCACGCGGGGGCAGATCGTTGCCGGCTCCGGCCATTCACGGCGTCCAGTGCAGATGGTGTTTCAGGACCCCTTCGCGTCGCTCAATCCGCGGCTCAATGTCGAGGCGCTCCTCGCCGAACCCGCGCTGGCCAACGGTCAACGGCTCGATGCGGCCTTACGCAAACGCATGGCATTCCTGCTTGATCGCGTCGGCCTGCCGCAGGACGCGCTGGCCCGCTACCCGCACCAGTTCTCCGGCGGCCAGCGGCAACGCCTCTGCATCGCGCGCGCTCTGATGCTCAATCCCGACGTCGTGGTTCTCGACGAAGCCGTGTCGGCCCTCGATGTGTCGGTGCAGGCCAAGGTTCTCGACCTGCTGATCGACCTGCAACGCGAATTCGGTCTTGCCTATCTCTTCATCTCGCATGACATGGCGGTGGTCGAACGCATAGCGCATCGCATCGCCGTGATGTTTGCCGGTCAAATTGTGGAAATGGGAGATGCCCGCGCGCTCCTCTCCGACCCGCAGCACAGCTACACCCAGCGCCTGATTGCCGCCGTCCCGGCCGTCGAGCGGCGACGTCAGCATTTTACCGTCGATATGACGCAGGTCCCCTCGCTGGTCCGACCCCCCGGCTATGAACCGCCAGAGGCCCGCTGGCGCGACGCCGGCGCAGACCATCGCGTGCGTCTGGAGGAAACGGCATGA
- a CDS encoding serine hydrolase domain-containing protein, protein MTDVQSMLERAFAPLATSIDAGRIPGGVLGVVDRDGNRAVRAMGQAQTEPTSRPMTEETWFDLASLTKVLFTTERILKLAASGRIDLDAPLISVIPDYRHYNLDNWERKVTFRQCLGHQTPYPAVFPLYTYGRDPDLLRTFLLQHEFPAGPAVYSDINFILLGIALERIEGRWIRQMDAGEGFAWSADPDHSAATEDCYWRHRVLVGEVHDDNCSALEGAGHAGLFGTVSSVLDFARDKLATAGPEALIRTPLSARRTHGWERPYEGWSGGEQCSAATIGHTGFTGTGLWLDFERGHAWTLLTNRVHPTRHFDSGILPLRRAVGDAINAI, encoded by the coding sequence ATGACCGACGTTCAATCCATGCTCGAGCGTGCCTTCGCGCCCCTTGCCACGTCCATCGATGCGGGCCGCATACCGGGCGGCGTTCTGGGCGTCGTCGATCGCGACGGCAACCGCGCTGTTCGCGCGATGGGCCAGGCGCAGACCGAACCCACCAGCCGCCCGATGACCGAAGAGACCTGGTTCGACCTTGCCTCCCTCACCAAGGTACTGTTCACCACCGAGCGCATCCTGAAGCTGGCGGCGAGCGGCCGCATCGATCTCGACGCGCCGCTGATTTCGGTGATCCCCGACTACCGGCACTACAATCTCGACAATTGGGAGCGCAAGGTCACCTTCCGCCAGTGCCTGGGGCACCAGACGCCCTATCCGGCGGTGTTTCCGCTCTATACCTACGGGCGCGACCCGGACCTCCTGCGCACATTCCTGCTGCAACACGAATTCCCGGCCGGTCCGGCCGTCTATTCCGACATCAACTTCATCCTTCTGGGCATCGCCCTCGAGCGCATCGAGGGCAGGTGGATCCGGCAGATGGACGCCGGCGAAGGGTTTGCTTGGTCGGCCGACCCCGACCATTCCGCCGCCACCGAGGACTGCTACTGGCGTCACCGTGTGCTGGTCGGCGAGGTGCATGACGACAACTGCTCGGCGCTCGAAGGGGCTGGGCATGCGGGCCTGTTCGGCACTGTTTCGAGCGTTCTCGATTTCGCCCGGGACAAGCTCGCCACCGCCGGCCCCGAGGCGCTGATCCGCACCCCGCTTTCGGCTCGCCGCACGCATGGATGGGAGCGCCCCTACGAGGGATGGTCCGGCGGTGAACAGTGCTCGGCGGCGACCATCGGCCATACCGGCTTTACCGGCACCGGGCTGTGGCTGGACTTCGAGCGCGGTCACGCCTGGACGCTGCTGACCAACCGGGTGCATCCAACGCGCCATTTCGACAGCGGCATCCTGCCGCTGCGTCGGGCCGTGGGTGACGCCATCAATGCCATATGA
- a CDS encoding anhydro-N-acetylmuramic acid kinase: protein MEPIWAIGLMTGTVLDGNIDVALLRTDGETVEGFGAYTLAPYPQSIRDTLEETLAQARRWNFDGAEPAIFAEAEDALTRAQSAAVLDLVSQAGLTPKDIGIIGFHGQSVLHRAPQPGRIGATRQLGNGRLMHAITGIKVAFDFRSADVRAGGQGAPLAALYHQALLRKIGATDGKTAVLNLGGVANVTFWDGADTLVAFDTGPANAPINDFVKALGLGDMDMNGQMALRGTVDEERLARLLTHPYLSAAYPKSLDRFDFLATMAEGLGAEDGAATLTAFTAGAVGKALDLLPQRPERLVVCGGGRHNPAIMAMLATRAKVEAVPAETVGWRGDAIEAECFAFLAVRVLRGMPISFPTTTGAPHPLTGGILAA from the coding sequence ATGGAGCCGATCTGGGCCATTGGGCTGATGACGGGCACGGTGCTCGACGGAAACATCGACGTGGCTCTGCTGCGCACCGACGGCGAAACGGTCGAAGGTTTCGGCGCCTATACCCTTGCCCCCTATCCACAATCGATCCGTGACACGCTCGAAGAAACACTGGCGCAGGCGCGGCGCTGGAATTTCGACGGGGCTGAACCTGCCATCTTCGCGGAGGCCGAGGACGCGCTGACCCGCGCCCAGTCCGCTGCCGTACTCGACCTCGTGTCGCAGGCGGGTCTCACGCCCAAGGATATTGGCATCATCGGATTTCACGGCCAGTCGGTATTGCATCGCGCTCCGCAGCCGGGACGGATCGGGGCAACCCGGCAACTCGGCAATGGCAGGCTGATGCACGCGATCACTGGCATCAAGGTCGCCTTCGATTTCCGTTCGGCCGATGTCCGGGCCGGCGGTCAGGGCGCTCCGCTGGCCGCGCTGTACCACCAGGCGCTGCTGCGCAAGATCGGCGCCACCGACGGCAAGACGGCCGTGCTCAACCTGGGCGGCGTCGCCAATGTCACCTTCTGGGATGGCGCCGACACGCTCGTGGCCTTCGACACCGGTCCGGCCAACGCGCCGATCAACGACTTCGTCAAGGCGCTCGGCCTTGGGGATATGGACATGAACGGCCAGATGGCCCTGCGCGGCACGGTCGATGAGGAGCGGCTCGCCCGCCTTCTCACCCATCCATACCTGTCGGCCGCCTATCCCAAGTCGCTCGACCGCTTCGACTTCCTTGCGACCATGGCCGAAGGCCTCGGGGCGGAGGATGGCGCGGCCACGTTGACGGCCTTCACCGCGGGCGCCGTCGGAAAGGCACTTGATCTCCTGCCGCAGCGACCGGAGCGGTTGGTCGTCTGCGGTGGCGGCCGGCACAATCCGGCGATCATGGCCATGCTGGCAACCAGGGCGAAGGTCGAAGCGGTGCCTGCCGAGACCGTTGGCTGGCGTGGCGACGCCATCGAGGCGGAATGCTTCGCATTCCTCGCCGTGCGCGTCCTGCGCGGCATGCCGATCAGCTTCCCCACCACCACCGGCGCGCCGCATCCGCTGACCGGCGGCATTCTGGCGGCGTGA
- a CDS encoding GNAT family N-acetyltransferase, whose amino-acid sequence MGDVTIEVTDTPAQGDLDFIGTSLAAFNDADVGASDRRPLAVLIRDPDGALVAGISGYTAWGWLYVQWLFVAESQRGQGLAAQMLDAAEDEARRRGCRGAYIDTFNPSALKVYERAGYTIFGQLPDFPTGRTRSFLSKALAPA is encoded by the coding sequence ATGGGCGACGTGACCATCGAAGTCACCGACACGCCCGCACAGGGTGATCTCGACTTCATCGGCACGTCGCTTGCCGCATTCAACGACGCCGATGTCGGGGCATCCGATCGGCGGCCCCTGGCAGTGCTCATTCGCGATCCCGATGGCGCGCTCGTTGCGGGAATATCGGGCTACACCGCCTGGGGCTGGCTTTACGTGCAATGGCTGTTCGTGGCCGAAAGCCAACGCGGGCAAGGGCTGGCCGCACAAATGCTCGATGCCGCAGAGGACGAAGCGCGCAGGCGCGGTTGCCGCGGAGCCTATATCGACACGTTCAATCCCTCTGCCCTCAAGGTCTATGAGCGCGCGGGATACACGATCTTCGGCCAGTTGCCGGATTTTCCAACGGGACGAACACGCAGCTTCCTCAGCAAGGCTCTCGCGCCGGCTTGA